In a single window of the Cupriavidus sp. P-10 genome:
- the urtB gene encoding urea ABC transporter permease subunit UrtB gives MRNPSSVQVVAWLRALLAALLLAAAPWAVALTQADLKPLAEDDFDAKTAALSALTRASPAEAGPILKALQDDTLQYAPSVGMVRQDGDKVVDAITGKAVTVKPDELESLTLNNSLRALVDSAASSLQLQSPDIAVRAQAISTLRDQPESASLAAVEAARKTEADAGLRASLDVIWANLVLAETAPNTDPAAHDARLEAIRILGKDSNPQSRQKLAPLVERDSAGNYREPDADVRLAAQQALDQLRRDQRRAELIGNLFAGLSLGSVLLLAALGLAITYGLIGVINMAHGEFLMIGAYATYVVQSLFRTYAPDAFAWYLPAALPASFLAAAVVGFVLERLVLRHLYGRPLETLLATFGISLLLMQAVRTLFGAQNVEVANPGWMSGGLEWMPGLVIPYNRVVIILFALAVVAVAWAVLNRTRLGLFVRATTQNRTMAACVGVRTWKVDSYAFAFGAGIAGLGGCALSQIGNVGPDLGQAYIIDSFMVVVLGGVGQLAGTIVGAFGLGIINKFIEPFYGAVLAKIFVLVLIVLFIQKRPQGLFALKGRSAEA, from the coding sequence ATGCGCAATCCCTCATCCGTTCAAGTCGTGGCCTGGCTGCGCGCCCTGCTGGCAGCGCTGCTGCTGGCCGCGGCGCCGTGGGCCGTTGCGCTGACGCAGGCCGACCTGAAGCCGCTGGCCGAAGACGACTTCGACGCCAAGACTGCCGCGCTGTCCGCGTTGACCAGGGCATCGCCTGCCGAAGCCGGCCCGATCCTGAAGGCCCTGCAGGACGACACCCTGCAATATGCGCCTTCGGTCGGCATGGTGCGCCAGGACGGCGACAAGGTGGTCGATGCCATCACCGGCAAGGCGGTCACGGTGAAGCCCGACGAGCTCGAATCCCTGACCCTGAACAACAGCCTGCGCGCGCTGGTCGACAGCGCCGCCAGCAGCCTGCAGCTGCAATCGCCTGACATCGCGGTGCGAGCGCAAGCCATCAGCACGCTGCGCGACCAGCCGGAAAGCGCCTCGCTTGCCGCCGTCGAAGCCGCGCGCAAGACCGAGGCCGATGCCGGCCTGCGTGCCAGCCTCGACGTGATCTGGGCCAACCTCGTGCTGGCAGAAACCGCGCCGAACACGGATCCCGCCGCGCATGACGCGCGGCTCGAAGCGATCCGTATCCTCGGCAAGGACAGCAACCCGCAGAGCCGCCAGAAGCTGGCGCCGCTGGTCGAGCGCGACAGCGCCGGCAACTACCGCGAGCCCGATGCCGATGTGCGCCTGGCCGCGCAGCAGGCACTGGACCAGTTGCGCCGCGACCAGCGCCGCGCCGAGCTGATCGGCAATCTGTTCGCCGGCCTGAGCCTGGGCAGCGTGCTGCTGCTGGCCGCGTTGGGCCTGGCCATCACCTATGGCCTGATCGGCGTCATCAACATGGCGCACGGCGAGTTCCTGATGATCGGCGCTTATGCCACCTATGTGGTGCAGTCGCTGTTCCGCACCTATGCACCGGATGCGTTCGCGTGGTACCTGCCCGCCGCGCTGCCGGCGTCGTTCCTGGCGGCGGCCGTGGTGGGCTTCGTGCTGGAGCGGCTGGTGCTGCGCCACCTCTATGGCCGCCCGCTGGAAACGCTGCTGGCCACCTTCGGCATCAGCCTGCTGCTGATGCAGGCGGTGCGCACGCTGTTCGGCGCGCAGAACGTGGAAGTGGCCAATCCCGGATGGATGAGCGGCGGCCTTGAATGGATGCCGGGGCTGGTGATTCCGTACAACCGCGTGGTCATCATCCTGTTCGCGCTGGCGGTGGTGGCGGTGGCGTGGGCGGTGCTCAACCGCACGCGGCTGGGGCTGTTCGTGCGCGCCACGACGCAGAACCGCACCATGGCGGCCTGCGTCGGCGTGCGCACGTGGAAGGTCGACAGTTATGCCTTTGCCTTCGGTGCCGGCATCGCCGGGCTGGGCGGCTGTGCGCTGTCGCAGATCGGCAATGTCGGTCCCGACCTGGGCCAGGCCTACATCATCGATTCGTTCATGGTGGTGGTGCTGGGCGGCGTGGGGCAGCTGGCCGGCACCATCGTGGGCGCGTTCGGGCTGGGCATCATCAACAAGTTCATCGAGCCCTTCTATGGCGCGGTGCTGGCCAAGATCTTTGTCCTGGTGCTGATCGTGCTCTTCATCCAGAAGCGGCCGCAGGGACTTTTCGCGCTCAAGGGGCGCAGCGCGGAGGCATGA
- the urtC gene encoding urea ABC transporter permease subunit UrtC: MQRFQSSSSAAPFRLAVPERQSLFSPRGWMALVALTVIVGIGVPVCALLVPEGHALHLSAYALTLVGKIMCFALAAIALDLVWGYCGILSLGHGLFFALGGYAMGMYLMRSIGREGVYKSDLPDFMVFLDWKELPWFWHGTDHLGYALLLVVLVPGVVAWLFGFFAFRSRIKGVYLSIITQALTYAAMLLFFRNETGFGGNNGFTDFKRIAGFAIAAPQTRTALFVLTFLALLGGFVACRYIVTSKLGRVVTAVRDAEMRVMFSGYNPLGYKLFVWTFSAVLCGIAGALYVPQVGIINPGEMSPGNSIEMAVWVAVGGRGTLIGPVIGAFLVNGAKTVFTAHFAEYWLFLLGAMFVLVTLYLPDGVTGLWKRLRERRVQAAAPITPEPVSTPAVAGRTGGEA, from the coding sequence ATGCAGCGATTCCAATCGAGTTCTTCCGCGGCACCGTTCCGGCTTGCCGTACCCGAGCGCCAGTCGCTGTTCTCGCCGCGCGGCTGGATGGCGCTGGTGGCGCTGACCGTGATCGTCGGCATCGGCGTGCCGGTGTGCGCGCTGCTCGTGCCGGAGGGCCATGCGTTGCACCTGTCGGCCTATGCGCTGACGCTGGTCGGCAAGATCATGTGCTTTGCGCTGGCGGCGATCGCGCTCGACCTGGTGTGGGGCTACTGCGGCATCCTGAGCCTCGGCCATGGCCTGTTCTTCGCGCTGGGCGGCTATGCCATGGGCATGTACCTGATGCGCTCGATCGGGCGCGAAGGCGTGTACAAGAGCGACCTGCCTGACTTCATGGTGTTCCTCGACTGGAAGGAGCTGCCGTGGTTCTGGCATGGCACCGACCACCTCGGCTATGCGCTGTTGCTGGTGGTGCTGGTGCCTGGCGTGGTGGCGTGGCTGTTCGGCTTCTTTGCCTTCCGCTCGCGCATCAAGGGCGTGTACCTGTCCATCATCACGCAGGCGTTGACATATGCGGCAATGCTGCTGTTCTTCCGCAACGAGACCGGCTTCGGCGGCAACAATGGCTTTACCGATTTCAAGCGCATCGCCGGCTTTGCCATCGCCGCGCCGCAGACGCGCACGGCGCTGTTCGTGCTGACCTTCCTGGCGCTGCTGGGCGGCTTCGTTGCCTGCCGCTATATCGTCACGTCCAAGCTGGGCCGCGTGGTCACGGCGGTGCGCGATGCGGAGATGCGGGTGATGTTCTCCGGCTATAACCCGCTCGGCTACAAGCTGTTCGTGTGGACCTTCTCCGCCGTGCTGTGCGGCATCGCCGGCGCGCTGTACGTGCCGCAGGTCGGCATCATCAACCCGGGCGAGATGTCGCCCGGCAACTCGATCGAGATGGCGGTGTGGGTCGCCGTGGGCGGCCGCGGCACGCTGATCGGCCCGGTCATCGGCGCGTTCCTTGTCAATGGTGCCAAGACCGTCTTCACCGCCCACTTTGCCGAGTACTGGCTGTTCCTGCTCGGTGCGATGTTCGTGCTGGTGACGCTGTACCTGCCCGACGGCGTGACCGGCCTGTGGAAGCGCTTGCGCGAGCGCCGCGTGCAGGCCGCTGCACCGATCACGCCGGAACCTGTTTCCACGCCCGCGGTGGCTGGCCGCACCGGAGGTGAAGCATGA
- the urtD gene encoding urea ABC transporter ATP-binding protein UrtD: MNAALEHGQAESGDATGLGRVLEPGTIDVSHGPILYLEDVTVQFDGFRALNKLNLSIDHGELRCVIGPNGAGKTTMMDVITGKTGPRNANVNGRVFLGQTIDLMRMTEPRIAQVGIGRKFQKPTVFEQHAVWENLELAMKADKRWWSSLRARLTGEGHRRIEETLALTGLEDEAYRPAGLLSHGQKQRLEIGMLLMQQPQLLLLDEPVAGMTDEETMQLASLLNGLRGSCSMMVVEHDMEFVAALAGDAGKVTVLAEGSVLAEGTLDSVKRDERVIESYLGR; the protein is encoded by the coding sequence ATGAACGCCGCACTCGAACACGGCCAGGCCGAAAGCGGCGACGCCACCGGGCTGGGCCGGGTGCTGGAGCCGGGCACCATCGATGTTTCGCACGGCCCGATCCTCTACCTGGAAGACGTTACCGTGCAGTTCGACGGCTTCCGCGCGCTCAACAAGCTGAACCTGTCGATCGACCATGGCGAGCTGCGCTGCGTGATTGGCCCTAACGGCGCGGGCAAGACCACGATGATGGATGTCATCACCGGCAAGACCGGGCCGCGCAATGCCAATGTCAACGGGCGTGTATTCCTCGGCCAGACCATCGACCTGATGCGGATGACCGAGCCGCGCATCGCGCAGGTCGGCATCGGCCGCAAGTTCCAGAAGCCCACCGTGTTCGAGCAGCACGCGGTGTGGGAGAACCTGGAGCTGGCGATGAAGGCCGACAAGCGCTGGTGGTCGTCGCTGCGCGCGCGGCTGACCGGCGAGGGGCATCGCCGCATCGAGGAGACGCTGGCGCTTACCGGCCTGGAGGATGAAGCGTACCGGCCCGCCGGACTGCTTTCTCACGGGCAGAAGCAGCGGCTGGAGATCGGCATGCTGCTGATGCAGCAGCCGCAACTGCTGCTGCTCGACGAGCCGGTGGCCGGCATGACCGATGAGGAAACCATGCAGCTGGCCAGCCTGCTCAACGGCTTGCGCGGCAGCTGCTCGATGATGGTGGTGGAGCACGACATGGAGTTCGTGGCCGCGCTGGCCGGCGATGCCGGCAAGGTCACGGTGCTGGCCGAGGGCAGCGTGCTGGCCGAAGGCACGCTGGACAGCGTCAAGCGCGACGAACGCGTGATCGAATCCTACCTGGGAAGATAA
- the urtE gene encoding urea ABC transporter ATP-binding subunit UrtE produces MLQVNALNQFYGGSHILRNVSFDVPAGRLTTLLGRNGVGKSTLLKCLMGVVPTRSGSIHWDGKPLEKKAPYERVSAGLAYVPQGREIFPRLTVEENLLIGAASRARPSGVPDRIYQLFPVLRTMRQRRGGDLSGGQQQQLAIGRALMSEPQLLILDEPTEGIQPSIIQDIGRALRLLVDEFGMTVLLVEQYYEFARHIADHYVVMSRGEVVARGAGPGMEQDGVRELIAV; encoded by the coding sequence ATGCTGCAGGTCAATGCACTGAACCAGTTCTACGGCGGCAGCCATATCCTGCGCAACGTCTCCTTCGACGTGCCCGCGGGCAGGCTGACCACGCTGCTCGGCCGCAACGGCGTAGGCAAGAGCACGCTGCTGAAATGCCTGATGGGCGTCGTGCCGACGCGCAGCGGCAGCATCCACTGGGACGGCAAGCCGCTGGAGAAGAAGGCGCCGTACGAGCGCGTCTCGGCCGGGCTGGCCTATGTGCCCCAGGGGCGCGAGATCTTTCCGCGGCTGACGGTCGAAGAGAACCTGCTGATCGGCGCGGCCAGCCGCGCGCGGCCATCGGGCGTGCCCGATCGCATTTACCAGCTGTTCCCGGTGTTGCGCACGATGCGCCAGCGCCGCGGCGGTGACCTGTCCGGCGGCCAGCAGCAGCAACTGGCGATCGGCCGGGCGCTGATGAGCGAGCCGCAACTGCTGATCCTCGACGAGCCGACCGAAGGCATCCAGCCGTCGATCATCCAGGACATCGGCCGCGCGCTGCGGCTGCTGGTGGATGAGTTCGGCATGACCGTGCTGCTGGTCGAGCAGTACTACGAGTTCGCGCGCCATATCGCCGACCACTATGTGGTGATGAGCCGCGGCGAAGTGGTTGCGCGCGGTGCCGGGCCCGGCATGGAGCAGGACGGCGTACGGGAGCTGATTGCCGTGTAA
- a CDS encoding urease accessory protein UreD has product MRHPDFPSSLAVPAAWQASLRLRFAQRGERTALVERRHQGPLLVQKPLYPEGGICHAVILHPPAGVAGGDSLDIDVTVEAGAHAVLATPGATKWYKSLGRDAAQQVRLSVGAGARLDWLPQENIVFDDARARIATVLDVAPGGSAIGWDAVVLGRQASGEQWARGALWLDTRVGGGERALWIEQSHLDAGSPLRTAVAGLDGLNVLGTLWAVGEGATQELAEALAGRLPYGPELRAGVTCLAAHGQSMLLVRVLGRQMEAVRHVMVDCWSALREPMHGVAPRPLRLWAT; this is encoded by the coding sequence ATGCGTCATCCAGATTTTCCTTCGTCACTCGCCGTGCCTGCCGCATGGCAGGCCAGCCTGCGGCTGCGCTTTGCGCAACGCGGCGAACGCACCGCGCTGGTCGAGCGCCGCCACCAGGGGCCATTGCTGGTGCAGAAGCCGCTCTATCCCGAAGGCGGCATCTGCCATGCCGTCATCCTGCATCCGCCGGCTGGCGTGGCGGGCGGCGACAGCCTGGATATCGATGTGACGGTCGAAGCCGGTGCCCATGCGGTGCTGGCCACGCCGGGCGCCACCAAGTGGTACAAGTCGCTCGGCCGCGATGCGGCGCAGCAGGTGCGGCTGTCGGTTGGGGCGGGGGCGCGGCTGGACTGGCTGCCGCAGGAGAACATCGTGTTCGACGATGCACGCGCGCGCATTGCGACGGTGCTCGACGTGGCGCCGGGCGGCAGCGCCATTGGCTGGGATGCCGTGGTGCTGGGCCGGCAGGCATCGGGCGAGCAATGGGCGCGCGGCGCGCTGTGGCTCGATACCCGCGTTGGCGGGGGCGAGCGCGCGTTGTGGATCGAGCAGTCGCATCTCGATGCGGGGTCGCCGCTGCGCACGGCCGTGGCGGGACTCGATGGGCTCAATGTGCTGGGCACGCTGTGGGCGGTGGGCGAGGGCGCCACGCAGGAACTGGCGGAGGCGCTGGCCGGACGGTTGCCCTACGGCCCGGAACTGCGCGCGGGCGTGACCTGCCTGGCAGCCCATGGCCAGTCCATGCTGCTGGTGCGCGTACTCGGCCGTCAGATGGAAGCCGTGCGCCATGTGATGGTCGATTGCTGGAGCGCGCTGCGCGAGCCGATGCACGGTGTGGCGCCGCGACCGCTGCGGCTGTGGGCGACGTAG
- a CDS encoding urease subunit gamma: protein MELTPREKDKLLIFTAALLAERRKARGLKLNYPEAVALITAAIMEGARDGRTVAELMHEGTTVLTRDEVMDGIAEMIPEIQVEATFPDGTKLVTVHHPIV, encoded by the coding sequence ATGGAACTGACGCCGAGAGAGAAGGACAAGCTGCTGATCTTTACCGCCGCGCTGCTGGCCGAACGGCGCAAGGCGCGCGGGCTCAAGCTCAACTATCCGGAAGCGGTGGCGCTGATCACCGCCGCCATCATGGAAGGCGCGCGCGACGGCCGCACCGTGGCCGAGCTGATGCACGAAGGCACCACCGTGCTGACGCGCGACGAGGTGATGGACGGCATCGCCGAGATGATCCCCGAGATCCAGGTCGAAGCGACGTTTCCCGACGGCACCAAGCTGGTGACCGTGCACCATCCCATCGTCTGA
- a CDS encoding HupE/UreJ family protein has translation MNRSACLRLALGTLLTVAATAALAHPGHDAATVGASLWAGLEHPFTGADHLLAMAAVGVWSALVARSAADTLRLPLVFVALMLVGAALGLAGMALPAVEPMIAVSLLVVGLMLALRARLPAWAGALLVGGFAVFHGYAHGAELPATAEALPAVLAYVGGFAVATMALHLLGIAAGTLLRRHAGWLARLAGAGVALYGAGLLVA, from the coding sequence ATGAACCGTTCCGCCTGCCTGCGCCTTGCCCTGGGCACCCTCCTGACCGTTGCCGCCACCGCCGCGCTGGCGCACCCCGGCCATGACGCCGCCACCGTAGGCGCCAGCCTGTGGGCCGGCCTGGAACACCCCTTCACCGGCGCCGACCACCTGCTGGCGATGGCGGCGGTGGGCGTATGGAGCGCACTGGTGGCGCGCTCGGCTGCCGATACGCTGCGCCTGCCGCTGGTCTTCGTCGCGCTGATGCTGGTCGGTGCCGCGCTCGGCCTGGCCGGCATGGCGCTGCCCGCGGTGGAACCGATGATCGCCGTGTCCTTGCTGGTAGTGGGCTTGATGCTGGCGCTGCGCGCCAGGCTGCCGGCATGGGCCGGCGCCTTGCTGGTTGGCGGCTTTGCGGTGTTCCACGGTTACGCGCATGGCGCGGAGCTGCCGGCCACCGCCGAGGCGCTGCCCGCCGTGCTGGCCTACGTTGGCGGCTTTGCCGTCGCGACCATGGCGCTGCACCTGCTCGGTATCGCGGCCGGCACGCTGCTGCGACGCCATGCCGGCTGGCTGGCCCGCCTGGCCGGTGCCGGCGTGGCACTGTACGGCGCCGGTCTGCTGGTGGCCTGA
- a CDS encoding urease subunit beta produces the protein MIPGELMPADGEIELNVGRATVSVTVANTGDRPIQVGSHFHFYETNTALSFDREATRGFRLNIAAGTAVRFEPGQTRTVELVALDGDRIVYGFNGKIMGAL, from the coding sequence ATGATCCCCGGTGAACTGATGCCTGCCGATGGCGAGATCGAACTCAACGTCGGCCGCGCCACGGTCAGCGTGACGGTGGCCAATACCGGCGACCGGCCGATCCAGGTCGGCTCGCACTTCCACTTCTACGAGACCAACACCGCGCTGTCGTTCGATCGCGAGGCCACGCGCGGCTTCCGGCTGAATATCGCGGCGGGCACGGCGGTGCGTTTCGAGCCGGGCCAGACCCGCACTGTCGAGCTGGTGGCGCTGGACGGTGACCGCATCGTCTACGGCTTCAACGGCAAGATCATGGGAGCACTGTGA
- the ureC gene encoding urease subunit alpha, which produces MMAKISRQAYAEMFGPTTGDRVRLADTGLIIEVEKDFTIYGEEVKFGGGKVIRDGMGQSQRMAKDCVDTVITNALIVDHWGIVKADIGLKDGRIASIGKAGNPDIQPGVTIVVGPGTEVIAGEGMIVTAGGIDSHIHFICPQQIEEALMSGVTTMIGGGTGPATGTFATTVTPGPWFMERMLQAADAYPMNIGLLGKGNASQQAPILEQVEAGAIGLKLHEDWGTTPAAIDTCLSVADATDTQVAIHTDTLNEAGFVEATIAAFKGRTIHTYHTEGAGGGHAPDIIKVCGEANVLPSSTNPTRPYTVNTLDEHLDMLMVCHHLDPSIAEDIAFAESRIRRETIAAEDILHDLGAFSMISSDSQAMGRVGEVIIRTWQTAHKMALQRGKLPGDPHDARGGHDNFRVKRYVAKYTINPALTHGIAHEVGSIEVGKWADLVLWRPAFFGVKPSLILKGGMIAAAAMGDPNASIPTPQPVHYRPMFAAAGGALHRSSLTFVSQAALSANIGERYGLAKTLSAVRGTRTVCKRDMVHNDWQPHVTVDPETYQVVADGQLLTCEPATELPMAQRYFLF; this is translated from the coding sequence GTGATGGCAAAGATCTCCAGGCAGGCCTATGCCGAGATGTTCGGCCCGACCACAGGCGACCGCGTGCGGCTGGCGGACACCGGGCTCATCATCGAAGTCGAGAAGGACTTCACCATCTACGGCGAGGAAGTGAAGTTCGGCGGCGGCAAGGTGATCCGCGACGGCATGGGCCAGAGCCAGCGCATGGCAAAGGACTGTGTCGATACGGTCATCACCAATGCGCTGATCGTCGACCACTGGGGCATCGTCAAGGCGGACATCGGGCTGAAGGACGGGCGCATCGCGTCGATCGGCAAGGCCGGCAATCCGGATATCCAGCCGGGCGTGACCATCGTGGTCGGGCCCGGCACCGAGGTGATTGCGGGCGAGGGCATGATCGTCACCGCGGGCGGCATCGACAGCCATATCCACTTCATCTGCCCGCAGCAGATCGAAGAGGCGCTGATGAGCGGCGTCACCACCATGATCGGCGGCGGCACCGGGCCGGCGACGGGCACCTTCGCCACCACCGTGACGCCGGGGCCGTGGTTCATGGAGCGGATGCTGCAGGCGGCCGACGCCTACCCGATGAATATCGGCCTGCTCGGCAAGGGCAACGCCAGCCAGCAGGCGCCGATCCTGGAGCAGGTGGAGGCTGGCGCGATCGGGCTGAAGCTGCATGAGGACTGGGGCACCACGCCGGCGGCGATCGACACCTGCCTGTCGGTGGCTGACGCGACCGATACGCAGGTGGCGATCCATACCGATACGCTGAACGAAGCGGGCTTTGTCGAGGCCACGATTGCGGCGTTCAAGGGCCGCACCATCCATACGTACCACACCGAAGGCGCAGGCGGCGGCCATGCGCCGGACATCATCAAGGTGTGCGGCGAGGCCAACGTGCTGCCGTCGTCGACCAACCCGACGCGGCCATACACCGTGAACACGCTGGACGAGCACCTCGACATGCTGATGGTGTGCCACCACCTCGATCCCTCGATCGCCGAGGATATCGCCTTCGCCGAAAGCCGCATCCGCCGCGAGACCATCGCCGCGGAGGATATCCTGCACGACCTCGGCGCGTTCTCGATGATCTCCAGCGATTCGCAGGCCATGGGCCGCGTCGGCGAGGTCATCATCCGCACCTGGCAGACCGCGCACAAGATGGCGCTGCAGCGCGGCAAGCTGCCGGGCGATCCGCACGATGCGCGTGGCGGGCACGACAACTTCCGCGTCAAGCGCTATGTCGCCAAGTACACGATCAACCCGGCACTGACGCACGGCATCGCGCATGAGGTGGGCTCGATCGAGGTCGGCAAATGGGCCGACCTGGTGTTGTGGCGTCCGGCGTTCTTTGGCGTCAAGCCGAGCCTGATCCTGAAGGGCGGCATGATCGCGGCGGCGGCGATGGGCGATCCCAATGCATCGATCCCGACGCCGCAGCCGGTGCATTACCGGCCGATGTTCGCAGCGGCCGGCGGGGCGTTGCACCGGTCTTCGCTGACCTTTGTCTCGCAGGCGGCGCTTTCGGCCAATATCGGCGAACGCTATGGCCTGGCCAAGACGCTGTCGGCGGTGCGCGGCACGCGTACGGTCTGCAAACGCGACATGGTGCACAATGACTGGCAGCCGCACGTCACGGTCGACCCCGAGACCTATCAGGTCGTCGCCGACGGCCAACTGCTGACCTGCGAGCCGGCCACCGAGCTGCCCATGGCGCAGCGCTATTTCCTGTTCTGA
- the ureE gene encoding urease accessory protein UreE → MLKIDKFLSAPHGIAPVLVRRAPKLVLPFNERSKSRLRAVLDDGTEAALFLPRGTVLRGGDLLVAEDGSFVEVQAAAEAVLDVRSEDPHALMRAAYHLGNRHTPVEIGRDYLRLEYDPVLADMLQRLGLRAERAELPFEPEAGAYGGGHRHGHDATFAEDYAAAQAVFHEHHGHSHSHSHGHSHDHEHGDAEHVHDANCGHKH, encoded by the coding sequence ATGCTGAAGATCGACAAATTCCTGAGCGCCCCGCACGGCATCGCGCCGGTGCTGGTGCGCCGTGCTCCCAAGCTGGTCCTGCCTTTCAACGAACGCAGCAAGAGCCGCCTGCGCGCGGTGCTCGACGACGGCACCGAGGCCGCGCTGTTCCTGCCGCGGGGTACGGTGCTGCGGGGTGGGGATTTGCTGGTGGCCGAGGATGGCAGTTTTGTCGAGGTGCAGGCTGCGGCGGAGGCCGTGCTGGATGTGCGTTCGGAGGACCCGCATGCGCTGATGCGCGCGGCTTACCACCTGGGCAACCGGCACACGCCGGTGGAGATCGGGCGCGACTACCTGCGGCTCGAGTATGACCCGGTGCTGGCCGACATGCTGCAGCGCCTGGGCTTGCGCGCCGAGCGCGCGGAACTGCCGTTCGAACCGGAGGCCGGGGCGTATGGCGGCGGGCACAGGCATGGGCACGATGCCACGTTCGCGGAGGATTATGCGGCGGCGCAGGCGGTGTTCCATGAGCATCACGGGCACTCGCACTCGCACTCGCACGGGCATAGTCATGATCACGAACATGGCGACGCCGAACATGTTCATGATGCGAATTGTGGGCATAAGCACTGA
- a CDS encoding endonuclease domain-containing protein, translated as MLRANQAEAEQRQWYHFRAHRFLRLKFKRQHQCGPYIADFICMAFKLVIEVDGGQHGAEVDAKRDAWFQREGYRVLRFWNHDVMGNTEAVLEKVREVLLELGFVDTPALSPDASPASGRGEQTVAKRGPSS; from the coding sequence ATGCTCCGCGCCAACCAGGCCGAAGCGGAGCAACGTCAATGGTACCACTTCCGCGCCCACCGATTTCTGAGGCTGAAATTCAAGCGCCAACACCAGTGTGGACCTTATATTGCAGATTTCATCTGCATGGCGTTCAAACTAGTCATCGAAGTGGATGGTGGCCAGCATGGCGCCGAGGTTGACGCGAAGCGCGATGCCTGGTTTCAGCGTGAGGGATATCGTGTGTTGCGGTTCTGGAATCATGACGTAATGGGTAATACGGAGGCAGTACTGGAGAAAGTACGCGAGGTTTTGTTGGAGCTGGGGTTCGTGGATACGCCGGCCCTCTCCCCCGACGCCTCTCCCGCAAGCGGGCGAGGGGAGCAAACCGTCGCAAAGCGAGGGCCGTCCTCATGA
- a CDS encoding urease accessory protein UreF, which produces MTNLHQLISLLHLASPALPIGGFSYSQGLEAAIEAGIIHDAQTAERWIRDNLLHVQAQCEAPLWLLLHRCWRAGDTAALQAWNDWFHATRETSELRLETEQMGWSLSKLIAQMAWGTPALREALATLSPVCLPTAFTAACVALEVDAHDGLAAYCFNWAENQVAAAIKAVPLGQVAGQHMLRRLHGAVLETVDEATRRADATPPQLSTFSPMLGLLSARHETQYSRLFRS; this is translated from the coding sequence ATGACCAACCTCCACCAACTCATCTCGCTGCTGCACCTTGCGTCCCCCGCCTTGCCCATCGGTGGCTTCAGCTATTCGCAAGGGCTTGAAGCCGCGATTGAAGCCGGCATCATCCATGACGCCCAGACGGCTGAGCGCTGGATCCGCGACAACCTGCTCCATGTCCAGGCGCAATGTGAAGCGCCGCTGTGGCTGCTGTTGCATCGCTGCTGGCGTGCCGGTGACACGGCGGCATTGCAGGCGTGGAACGACTGGTTCCATGCCACCCGCGAGACCTCGGAGCTGCGCCTCGAGACTGAGCAGATGGGCTGGTCGCTGTCGAAGCTGATCGCCCAGATGGCATGGGGCACGCCTGCATTGCGCGAAGCGCTGGCAACGCTGTCACCGGTTTGCCTGCCAACCGCCTTCACGGCAGCCTGCGTTGCGCTGGAGGTCGACGCCCACGACGGCCTGGCCGCCTATTGCTTCAACTGGGCCGAGAACCAGGTTGCCGCCGCGATCAAGGCGGTGCCGCTTGGCCAGGTTGCCGGGCAGCACATGCTGCGCCGCCTGCACGGGGCGGTACTGGAAACCGTGGACGAAGCCACGCGCCGTGCCGATGCCACGCCGCCGCAACTATCAACCTTTTCCCCCATGCTGGGCCTGCTTTCCGCACGCCACGAAACGCAGTACTCCCGGCTGTTCCGTTCCTGA